From Faecalicatena sp. Marseille-Q4148:
ATAAAGGCTCTCCCATACCCATAAAAACAATACGATTTACCTTTTGACGTATCAATATGACCTGCTGCACAATTTCAGACGGTGTTAGATTACGAACAAAACCATTGCGCCCAGACTCACAAAAAATACAGCCAACAGGACAACCAACTTGTGTACTTACACAAACAGTACCACCATCCCGCCGCTTGATAAAGACCGTTTCAATATATTTGTTGTCTTTCAATTCATAAACATACTTTTCAGTATCGTTACTTTTATAGATTTTTTCAACTGATATTGATAAATTTTTTTTGCGAGGGGATTGTTTATACAATTCGGTATATAAGGCTTTTGCTTTATCCTCTCCAATGACTTCCGACATTTCTTTGTAAGTAAATCCGTAGGGGTCATTCAGTACTTCTGTTGGTGTATATTTAGGTATGTGTTTCATTTTTCTATCCTTTCTTCTCAAAATCAATAAGTTCGTTTTCAGAATTTTTAATTTCTAATTTTTCAACATTAACGATATGCGTCAATTTACATTTAGGGCAGAAAAGAGGAAAATCTCTTAATATCGTATTATAAAATACTTGAATCCTCGTCTTTCCATTACATCATGATTGAATCACTAAGATAAAAATATTTCCCCAACCGGGATCTCTCTAAACTCCTTTTTCATCTGGTGTGCAAACCGGATCGTCCTGACCGTGCCGCCTTTTTCCCTCCCATCATACACGGCGATCACCCGGTCCGAGTGTTCGGCCATGTAGCGGTTTCGGTGGGAATAGACGCTGGGGTGGTATTTCTCCTGCATGACGACAACATCCGCACATGCCTCCAGCATTTCATAGGTCCGCCTTTTTTCCATCAGATTATCCAGGCGCTTTTGGTAGGGGATAACTGCAATCAGTTCCAACGCCGGATTTTTCTTTTTCTTTTCCAGTACAATCTCGGCAAAATACTGGTCCACGCCTTCCGCAAACCCGCTCATAAACCGGGTAAACCCTTCTTTGACCGCAAGGTCAACCTCACGCCGCAAGGCGGCCTTGACCTTATTGATCTCTTTCTGGGGTATATCCCTGTGCCCGGTGACACAGCATGTCTTTCCTTCCATCTGTTTTTCCTCCGTCCGATAGTCTGTATTCTTCATTTCTCAAATTATAATAGATTTATTTTAATATTTCAACGGAAACACCCTTTTTTATTTTGCGAATAAGGACGAGGCGTGAGGTACAATCTATTACAGAATGGGAGGTGAAGGCGGTGTATGAAGATTTTGTCCCGGAACGGCTGGCAAAGTTGCGGACACAGAAAGGCGTATCTGCACGCGATATGTCCTTGTCGTTAGGACAGGCAAACAACTATATCAACAACATCGAAAACAAAAAATCACTTCCTGCCATGCAGTCCTTCTTCTATATCTGTGAATACCTGGGCGTGACGCCGCAGGAATTTTTTGACGAGGGGAACGCCTGCCCGGAAGCCCTTCAGGAGTTTATCGAAGAAGCAAGGAAACTGGATTCCCGGTCAATGAGCTATATCCTCGGCATTATGAAAGAGCTGAACAGCAAGCGTTAAGACGGCCACGGTGTTGGCCGCTTTTGCTATTCTGTAAATTTTTTTCGTGCCCCCTTGCATAAATGCCCCAAAGTGGATATACTATAAGTAAGAAAGTAAGAACTTCCTACTTTCAAACTCAAATAGAAGGAGATGATATTATGCTGGCCGAATTACGTCAGAAAGCCCAGGTCACGATCCCAAGGGAGATCATTGTCAAGCTCGGCCTGTCAGAGGGCGACAAGCTGGACATCTTCGAGAAGGACGGCTCCATCTGCATCATGCCGGTGGTTGTCTACCCGAAACATTACCTGAATGAACTTAAAGAAGAAATCAGCGATGTAAAAGCAAAACTCGCATCCGGGGAGCAGCCTGTCTTTGACAGCGTGGACGCCCTGTTTGACAAATTGGAGGCGGAGTGATGGCGTATGAATTTACCTTTACGCCCCGTTTCCAAAAGCACTTTAAGGGCCTGAACGCCCAGGAGAAGAAGCAGTTAAAAAACAAGCTGGAACTTCTGGCTGAAAATCCTTCCCACCCGTCGCTGCGCACCAAGCGCATCCAGGGCACCACAGACCTTTTTGAGTGCAGCGTCAACATGGACATCCGCATTATCTGGTATTACGAAGGCGATAAAATGATCATCCTGGTGGACGTGGGGCACCACGACATACTAAAACAATTCTAAACGGCAGGGCGGCGCGTCTTTTGGGCGTGCCGCCTTTTCCTGCCCTTCTATTAGTGTAACCTGCAATCTTCCCGGTATGCTCATTTCCACTACCGGCGATTATCCAAGAATCACTCCCGAAATAACATTTTTTATGTTCCGGTACTTCCAAAGCCTCCGGTTCCCCGCTGCGCGCCCAGATCTGTCACAAAGTCCGCAATCACAACCGGAGTAATCACAAGCTGCCCGATCCGTGCCCCTTTGGAAAGCTCCTGGGGGGTGCTGCTTACATTGCTGATGATGGCATGGATCTCCCCGCGGTAGCCGGAATCCACAGGGGGCAGCTCGCAGACCAGGCCCTTTACCGCCATGCTGGTGCGGGGGAAGATATAGCCCGCGTACCCGTCCGGTATCTCAATCCCGAACCCAAGCGGTATTTTGGCAATCCCGCCCGGCTGTAAGGTGCAGTCATAGGGCATATACACATCTGCCCCGGCATCGTTGCCATGCGGCCGGAAGGGGCGCCGGCTCTCCGGCACGCCAAAGTCGATCAGTTTAATCTTCATGCGCTGCCTCCTTCCAAGATCGCCGGGTAGTCCGCCCTTAAAATATCTTCCGGCGTCATATCTGCCGCCAGTTTCCGCCCGCAGGTCATTTTCCCCTCCAGGCATTTATCCATCTGGCAGAACGGACCGACAAGGGAAGGTGCAAATAGAACGGGGCTGAGTGCATAAAGCTCCTTCCAGATTTTCAGAAGCACAATCCTTGTCTCGTCCGTGTTCCTGCGGCACACCCGCTGGCCGATGATATGTTTCCACTGGTAGGGCGTGGCGCTGATAATCAGCACATTCCGAAGCCCTTGGGGCGTGGCGTAACCCGCCGCGTCATGGCCGATTCCCTCATGGCAGAGTTTTTCATAACACCCCATGCCTTCCCGGCAGCTTGTTAAGTACAGCTCCCGGATCTTTGCCGGGGCGGTCAGAATCTCATAGGGCACGGAAAAATCCGCCTGCCCCGTGTAATTGCTGTACTGTAAGGACGCGCTCATAAATTTTACTTCGTTCTGGTGGCGCGTGATCTGGGAGAGGAACCGCCTGCTTGCCCCCACGACGGCCACGGTTATGACTGCGAATTTCTGTACCGTGGGGTGGGGAAGGTTCCCGATGGCCTCCACGGTTTTCTCACTGAACGATTGTTCATAGAGTGCCAGCAGGTCCTCCATTGTGGCGATTTTATGCCCCCGCTGGGTGAGCCTTGCCGCAAAGACCATGTTCTTCTCGGCCTCTGCAATCGCCTGGCAGTTCAAAATCTTTACTTCAATCCGGTTGATTGCTATGTCCCTCCTTTACAATGGCTTTCAGCAGAAACAGATAGTTTAAGCTGTCCGTGATCTTTTCGTCCCATGTACTCATGCCGTAGTCTGCGCTGTTATCAAAGCACATGTCATACAGGGAGACGATATGCTTTGCCAGCATACCGGCAAGGGCACGTTCCGGCGTAGTGTGCTGCAAAGCGGCAGCCGCCTTAAATGCTCCCAGCCGGTCCGTATCGTCCCCGGTATATTCTTTGGTTTTTTGTTTCAGGGTGTCGGCACAGAGCCGCACCTGCTCGTCAAATACGGCATTGACTTCCTTTTGTGTGATATGGCATCCCTCCTTTGAATCTGAAAAATGGATTGTCCCGAATATGGTATAAGATCCGGGACAGTTTTCTATGTTATCCGCTGCCTGTTAAGCGCTCGGCAGATAGATCCAGTCGTGCATCAGGCACACGCTTGGCTCGTCCTCCCTGGGAACCAGCCGGTAGGTACATTCCCCGTACACGGTCCGCTTGTCCTCAATCTCCATGCCATAGGCCTTATAGAAGCGGTATTCCAGGTTGGAGATAATACAGCGTAAGGTCTGCAATGCCTCCCGCTGGGCGGTGACGATGAGCTCCCGGTCAATGCTCCGCTTCAGGCATAAGAGAGACTTGTAAAGCTGTACTTCCGTCCGGTAAG
This genomic window contains:
- a CDS encoding DUF1273 family protein; amino-acid sequence: MEGKTCCVTGHRDIPQKEINKVKAALRREVDLAVKEGFTRFMSGFAEGVDQYFAEIVLEKKKKNPALELIAVIPYQKRLDNLMEKRRTYEMLEACADVVVMQEKYHPSVYSHRNRYMAEHSDRVIAVYDGREKGGTVRTIRFAHQMKKEFREIPVGEIFLS
- a CDS encoding helix-turn-helix transcriptional regulator codes for the protein MYEDFVPERLAKLRTQKGVSARDMSLSLGQANNYINNIENKKSLPAMQSFFYICEYLGVTPQEFFDEGNACPEALQEFIEEARKLDSRSMSYILGIMKELNSKR
- a CDS encoding AbrB/MazE/SpoVT family DNA-binding domain-containing protein translates to MLAELRQKAQVTIPREIIVKLGLSEGDKLDIFEKDGSICIMPVVVYPKHYLNELKEEISDVKAKLASGEQPVFDSVDALFDKLEAE
- a CDS encoding type II toxin-antitoxin system mRNA interferase toxin, RelE/StbE family; amino-acid sequence: MAYEFTFTPRFQKHFKGLNAQEKKQLKNKLELLAENPSHPSLRTKRIQGTTDLFECSVNMDIRIIWYYEGDKMIILVDVGHHDILKQF
- a CDS encoding deoxyuridine 5'-triphosphate nucleotidohydrolase, producing the protein MKIKLIDFGVPESRRPFRPHGNDAGADVYMPYDCTLQPGGIAKIPLGFGIEIPDGYAGYIFPRTSMAVKGLVCELPPVDSGYRGEIHAIISNVSSTPQELSKGARIGQLVITPVVIADFVTDLGAQRGTGGFGSTGT
- a CDS encoding FAD-dependent thymidylate synthase, whose product is MVFAARLTQRGHKIATMEDLLALYEQSFSEKTVEAIGNLPHPTVQKFAVITVAVVGASRRFLSQITRHQNEVKFMSASLQYSNYTGQADFSVPYEILTAPAKIRELYLTSCREGMGCYEKLCHEGIGHDAAGYATPQGLRNVLIISATPYQWKHIIGQRVCRRNTDETRIVLLKIWKELYALSPVLFAPSLVGPFCQMDKCLEGKMTCGRKLAADMTPEDILRADYPAILEGGSA